In the genome of Defluviitalea raffinosedens, one region contains:
- a CDS encoding amino acid ABC transporter permease, whose translation MNLNWQFIAESLPLYREAAWTTLKLAFWGILISLIIGFICSIVLYFKVKGLKVVVHIYIELSRNTPLLIQLFFLYFGLTKLGITLSETACAIIGLSFLGGSYMAEAFRGGLEAVSKTQIESGLSIGLSKSQLVRYVVFPQAFSVSVPSIGANCIFLLKETSIVGAIAVVDLMNVTKDLIGMYYQTLESLLMLVVVYLIMILPLSLLLTWLERKVRYAEFGN comes from the coding sequence ATGAACCTTAACTGGCAGTTTATAGCAGAAAGTTTGCCGCTTTACCGGGAAGCAGCATGGACAACACTGAAACTTGCATTTTGGGGTATATTGATTTCTTTAATAATTGGCTTTATATGCAGCATAGTTTTGTACTTCAAAGTAAAAGGATTAAAAGTAGTTGTGCATATTTACATAGAGTTGTCGCGTAATACGCCTCTTCTTATACAATTGTTTTTTTTATACTTTGGTCTTACTAAACTAGGAATAACATTGAGCGAAACAGCATGTGCGATCATCGGTTTGTCTTTTTTGGGAGGAAGTTATATGGCGGAGGCTTTCAGAGGAGGTTTAGAAGCTGTAAGCAAAACACAGATAGAATCCGGGTTAAGTATAGGCCTTTCAAAAAGTCAGCTGGTGAGATATGTGGTTTTTCCTCAGGCCTTTTCAGTAAGTGTGCCTTCAATCGGTGCAAATTGCATTTTCTTATTGAAAGAAACTTCTATAGTAGGAGCGATTGCAGTGGTTGATCTCATGAATGTAACCAAAGATTTGATAGGAATGTATTATCAGACGTTGGAATCTTTGCTTATGTTGGTAGTTGTGTACTTAATCATGATTTTGCCTTTATCATTACTTCTGACGTGGCTGGAAAGGAAAGTTCGGTATGCAGAATTTGGGAATTAG
- a CDS encoding amino acid ABC transporter permease yields the protein MQNLGISVLFKGKNIQRLLGGLLITSKIAFISIIIGSLLGIIFGVIWTSKSRWIRSICRIYLELFRIIPILVWLFVIYFGVTTVINIDLSGEFVSIVVFTLWGAAEMGDIVRGALESLPKHQIESGKAIGLSFWGLYRYILIPQAVRRMLPGAINLATRMVKTTSLVVLIGVIDVIKVGQQIIEHSRTEVPTASFWVYGFLFILYFIICYPLSQLSKNLENKWNV from the coding sequence ATGCAGAATTTGGGAATTAGTGTTCTTTTTAAGGGAAAGAATATACAGCGTCTGTTGGGAGGGCTATTAATAACATCAAAAATTGCTTTCATTTCTATTATTATTGGTTCTTTGCTTGGAATAATTTTTGGAGTAATTTGGACATCAAAGTCCAGATGGATCCGTTCAATTTGTCGTATATACCTTGAATTATTCAGAATAATACCGATTCTCGTTTGGTTGTTTGTTATATATTTCGGGGTTACAACGGTTATAAATATTGATTTAAGTGGTGAGTTTGTTTCGATTGTTGTATTTACCCTTTGGGGGGCTGCCGAAATGGGGGATATCGTAAGGGGTGCATTGGAATCTCTGCCAAAACATCAGATCGAGTCTGGAAAAGCAATAGGCCTTAGTTTTTGGGGGCTTTACAGATATATTCTAATCCCTCAGGCTGTAAGAAGAATGCTTCCGGGGGCGATCAATTTGGCTACAAGAATGGTTAAGACGACTTCTTTAGTGGTTTTGATAGGAGTTATAGATGTGATTAAAGTAGGACAGCAAATTATAGAGCATTCTCGCACAGAAGTTCCTACAGCATCTTTTTGGGTGTATGGTTTTCTGTTTATATTGTACTTCATAATCTGTTATCCTCTTTCCCAGTTATCTAAAAACTTGGAAAATAAATGGAATGTATAG
- a CDS encoding amino acid ABC transporter ATP-binding protein codes for MHKETNEVLLEIKGVYKKYDDITVLEDIHLSINKGEVVVILGPSGCGKSTLLRCLNGLEKIQGGDIRYRNKSLVGQDVNWQEVRQRIGMVFQNYELFSHMTVIENIMLGPVKVQKRDKNEVMEQANQLLSRVGLLDRKDSYPRQLSGGQKQRIAIVRALCMNPEIMLFDEVTASLDPEMVREVLDVILGLAKQGMTMLIVTHELSFARAVADKIVFIDKGRICEISKPDEFFTNPKTERAQHFLNKFQY; via the coding sequence ATGCATAAAGAAACAAATGAAGTATTGCTTGAAATTAAGGGAGTGTATAAAAAATACGATGATATAACAGTTCTGGAAGATATTCATTTAAGCATCAATAAAGGTGAAGTTGTTGTAATTTTGGGACCTTCAGGTTGTGGAAAAAGTACTCTTTTAAGGTGCCTTAACGGACTGGAGAAAATACAGGGAGGAGATATAAGATATCGTAATAAAAGTCTTGTTGGGCAAGATGTGAATTGGCAGGAAGTCCGTCAACGTATAGGAATGGTATTTCAAAATTACGAATTGTTTTCACACATGACAGTTATTGAAAATATCATGTTAGGTCCTGTTAAAGTTCAAAAAAGAGATAAAAATGAAGTGATGGAACAGGCCAATCAGTTATTAAGCAGGGTGGGCTTACTGGATCGAAAAGATTCTTATCCTCGGCAGCTTTCAGGAGGACAGAAACAGCGAATTGCTATTGTCAGAGCTTTGTGTATGAATCCTGAGATTATGTTGTTCGATGAAGTGACTGCTTCTCTTGATCCTGAAATGGTAAGAGAAGTTCTGGATGTAATATTGGGACTTGCAAAACAAGGGATGACAATGCTGATCGTTACTCACGAATTGTCTTTTGCCCGAGCTGTGGCGGATAAAATAGTTTTTATTGATAAAGGAAGAATCTGTGAAATATCGAAACCCGATGAATTTTTTACAAATCCAAAGACAGAACGTGCTCAGCACTTCTTAAATAAATTTCAATATTAA
- a CDS encoding cysteine ABC transporter substrate-binding protein, whose translation MMIMPKNIKKILHVLMITVLLLGVFAGCSNNVSSTTETSTSEFDTSEKSTSENRNSEIKGTLAEITERGKIRIGVFSDKYPFGYVDENGEFQGFDVYIARRFAKDLLGDESKVEFVIVDAASRVAFLESNKVDIIMANFTVTEERKQKVDFANPYMKVSLGIVSPESAPITSVEQLKSKKAIVAKGTTAETFLTQNYPDIEQLKFEQYTEIFEALKDGRGDAIVNDNTEVIAWAKKNPGFVVGVPSLGGQDTIAPAVKKGNKELLDWINKELEALGKENFIHQAYDATLAEIYGEDYKEQLVIEGGKLE comes from the coding sequence ATGATGATTATGCCAAAAAATATTAAAAAAATTCTTCATGTATTGATGATTACAGTATTGCTACTGGGAGTGTTTGCTGGCTGTAGCAATAATGTAAGTTCGACTACTGAAACCAGCACATCGGAGTTTGATACGTCAGAGAAAAGTACTTCAGAAAACAGAAACTCAGAAATTAAAGGTACTCTTGCTGAAATTACAGAACGAGGGAAGATCAGAATTGGCGTTTTCAGTGATAAATATCCTTTTGGTTATGTCGATGAAAATGGAGAATTTCAGGGCTTTGACGTGTACATTGCAAGGAGATTTGCAAAGGATCTTTTAGGTGATGAATCTAAAGTTGAATTTGTTATAGTGGATGCAGCAAGCAGAGTAGCATTCCTTGAATCAAACAAAGTGGATATTATCATGGCTAATTTCACAGTTACAGAAGAAAGAAAGCAAAAAGTAGATTTTGCTAATCCGTATATGAAAGTTTCTCTTGGAATAGTATCTCCTGAAAGTGCTCCGATTACTTCAGTTGAGCAGTTAAAAAGTAAAAAAGCAATTGTGGCTAAAGGAACCACTGCAGAAACTTTTTTGACCCAAAATTATCCTGATATAGAGCAATTAAAATTTGAGCAATATACAGAAATATTTGAAGCATTAAAGGATGGCCGTGGAGATGCTATCGTTAATGACAATACAGAAGTGATCGCATGGGCAAAAAAGAATCCTGGATTTGTAGTTGGTGTACCTTCATTAGGCGGACAAGATACAATTGCACCGGCTGTTAAGAAAGGGAACAAGGAACTCCTTGACTGGATTAATAAAGAACTTGAGGCTCTTGGTAAAGAGAATTTTATACACCAGGCATATGATGCAACCCTTGCTGAGATCTATGGAGAAGACTATAAAGAACAGCTTGTTATTGAAGGTGGGAAATTGGAGTAA
- a CDS encoding DUF6323 family protein — MSFELISTFSFLIQKQAVDEIVKCNEYTSKFGLTLTHIDALGLIETRSLSLKNYGRIEFGSGVIDKIIKAFCDSPYISMYNYVETLHVLIEMFYFYKNETLDLITDDELIRFMKNAFDGECQGSLELLSGRELDGLARNLCYGYEPDDVDEDDWEEEDENGEY, encoded by the coding sequence TTGTCATTTGAGCTTATAAGTACATTTTCATTTTTAATTCAAAAACAAGCTGTTGATGAAATTGTAAAATGTAATGAGTATACTTCTAAGTTTGGGTTAACTTTAACGCATATCGATGCTCTTGGGCTTATTGAAACAAGAAGTCTATCCTTGAAAAATTATGGACGTATTGAATTTGGCAGCGGTGTAATCGACAAAATCATTAAGGCGTTTTGTGATTCTCCTTATATCTCTATGTACAACTATGTAGAAACACTCCATGTTTTAATTGAGATGTTTTATTTTTATAAAAATGAAACTCTTGATTTAATCACTGATGATGAATTGATCCGATTTATGAAAAATGCTTTTGACGGCGAATGCCAAGGATCTCTGGAATTGCTATCAGGACGAGAGCTGGATGGGTTAGCGCGTAATTTGTGCTATGGATATGAACCAGACGATGTAGATGAAGATGACTGGGAAGAGGAGGATGAAAATGGGGAGTATTGA
- a CDS encoding DUF6179 domain-containing protein, with protein sequence MGSIEKRHLIECNKLSGEFYFNSILQEAYTCGLLDESDLENIQLQCIRLLAHKSEQYNMGKSSSIRVEVAESIMKSNLYTIGLYLKSLPNPDIAADELKIKNADVFEMYERGRKILHTKFQTAKHLYHLVQKSKLDTINHSYNATLSENGIRIFFKAYNLDYGAYDCPASIDYQLCNPVDDLGGVEFIQKYLEQLYLENEFCKNFDAEHIHYLLYGYDKGYKDLLINIFEQVLTASLVCALADRNIRQLSIMQEDLRSLNEKLMKTEHHILMLNIHQKIEDIYEVLNITSSSLQKYIERSLLRIKSNIKNALELNTLDKVFIIPVNSNLEPKIQFESGVKMYDKAYRELVDELLACRYSFDKLKLIKQKVKSFDDLEDLLLDILLEEKEFISLFDTLGDTEIAAMIKRHPFESDIQAVDLSEAEQTVQLHLKNYVRQLPGYRQQLILNIANHLVWD encoded by the coding sequence ATGGGGAGTATTGAGAAACGACACCTCATTGAATGCAATAAATTAAGTGGTGAATTTTATTTTAATTCTATCTTGCAGGAGGCATATACTTGTGGACTTTTGGATGAGTCTGATTTAGAGAATATTCAGCTTCAGTGTATTCGTCTTTTGGCTCATAAAAGTGAACAATACAATATGGGAAAAAGCAGCTCTATAAGGGTAGAGGTTGCTGAAAGCATTATGAAATCAAATCTTTATACAATAGGATTATACTTAAAGTCTCTGCCTAATCCCGACATTGCGGCAGACGAGTTAAAGATAAAGAATGCAGATGTTTTTGAGATGTATGAAAGAGGCCGGAAAATACTTCATACGAAGTTTCAGACAGCAAAACATCTTTACCATTTGGTTCAAAAGAGCAAACTGGATACAATTAATCATTCATATAATGCAACATTAAGTGAAAACGGTATCAGGATTTTTTTTAAGGCATACAACTTAGACTATGGAGCTTATGATTGTCCTGCTTCTATTGATTATCAGCTTTGTAATCCTGTTGATGATTTAGGCGGAGTTGAATTTATTCAAAAATATCTTGAGCAGTTATACTTAGAAAATGAATTTTGTAAGAATTTTGATGCAGAGCATATTCATTATCTACTTTATGGATATGACAAAGGGTATAAGGATTTATTGATAAATATTTTTGAACAAGTACTAACCGCATCTTTAGTATGCGCTCTTGCAGACCGCAATATAAGGCAGCTTAGTATTATGCAGGAAGATTTACGAAGTTTAAATGAAAAATTGATGAAAACAGAACATCACATCCTCATGTTAAATATACATCAGAAAATTGAAGATATATATGAAGTGTTGAATATTACAAGTTCCTCACTCCAAAAATATATCGAACGAAGTTTGCTCCGAATTAAATCTAATATAAAAAATGCCTTAGAATTAAATACTTTGGATAAAGTATTCATTATTCCGGTGAATTCTAATTTAGAACCTAAAATTCAATTTGAATCCGGTGTAAAAATGTATGATAAAGCTTACAGAGAGTTAGTAGATGAACTGCTTGCTTGCCGATATTCATTTGATAAACTCAAGCTCATAAAGCAAAAAGTAAAATCTTTTGATGATCTTGAAGATTTATTATTAGATATTCTGTTAGAGGAAAAAGAATTCATCTCTTTGTTTGATACTCTTGGCGATACGGAGATCGCAGCAATGATTAAAAGACATCCTTTTGAATCAGATATTCAAGCTGTAGATTTATCGGAAGCGGAACAGACCGTGCAACTACATTTGAAAAATTATGTTAGGCAGCTTCCAGGCTATAGGCAGCAACTGATTTTAAATATTGCGAATCATCTTGTATGGGATTGA
- a CDS encoding MurR/RpiR family transcriptional regulator: MKRDFITNIKSSYNQFTKAEKKVADFILTNPKEVLFMSITDLAEACEVGDTTVFRFCKTMDLKGYQEFKMVLSLSLNDGQEEMNTYTGNNISINDSFAEVAKKVLNTNINALTETYSLIKEEDVDKAINMLHEARMIYFFGVGASMLTAMKAMNKFLRIENKVFCIQDSHMQSMMAATMTSDDVAVLFSYSGATKDTIHVAQLAKKAGAKTICITRFIKSPLSSYADLTLLSGANEGPLQGGSTSAEISQLFLIDLLYTEYYRRYFEHCSANNEKTSASVLEKLC, encoded by the coding sequence ATGAAAAGAGACTTTATAACTAATATCAAATCTTCTTATAATCAATTTACTAAGGCGGAAAAAAAGGTGGCAGATTTCATTCTGACAAATCCGAAAGAAGTGCTTTTTATGTCTATTACGGATTTAGCAGAGGCATGTGAGGTTGGAGATACCACTGTGTTCAGGTTTTGTAAGACAATGGATTTAAAGGGTTATCAAGAATTTAAAATGGTGCTTTCTTTAAGTCTTAATGATGGCCAGGAGGAAATGAACACATATACAGGAAATAATATTTCGATCAATGATTCTTTTGCAGAAGTGGCAAAAAAAGTATTGAATACAAATATTAATGCGTTGACAGAGACATATTCCTTAATTAAGGAAGAAGACGTCGACAAGGCGATTAATATGCTTCATGAAGCCAGAATGATTTACTTTTTTGGTGTAGGGGCAAGTATGCTGACGGCTATGAAAGCTATGAATAAGTTCTTACGTATAGAGAATAAAGTGTTTTGCATTCAGGACAGCCATATGCAATCCATGATGGCAGCTACAATGACCAGTGATGATGTGGCTGTATTGTTTTCTTATTCTGGTGCAACGAAGGATACCATTCATGTTGCACAACTTGCGAAAAAAGCAGGTGCAAAAACCATTTGCATTACCAGGTTTATTAAATCCCCCCTCAGTTCTTATGCGGATCTTACTCTTCTTTCAGGAGCCAATGAGGGACCACTTCAGGGGGGATCTACTTCAGCAGAAATCAGCCAGTTGTTTTTAATTGACCTTCTATATACAGAGTATTACAGACGTTATTTTGAGCATTGCAGTGCAAATAATGAAAAGACCAGTGCATCCGTCCTGGAAAAACTGTGTTAA
- a CDS encoding GDSL-type esterase/lipase family protein produces the protein MKKHIVCFGDSNTYGYRASDNGRFSEDERWTCLLSKKLGPDYLILEEGLPGRTTCFEDPIHEGLSGLSYIYPCLMSHAPVDLLIIMLGTNDTKERFGVSAVCIALGLKRLIAKAIATTDCWANKKPNILVVTPKSIEKEYENTAVYATMGKGCAEKSDQLREEYPKIAEMMGVHYFDANTVVKQYNKIDYMHLDEEGHEALATALAQLIPTII, from the coding sequence ATGAAAAAACATATTGTATGTTTTGGGGATTCCAACACTTACGGTTACCGGGCAAGTGATAACGGCCGCTTCAGTGAAGATGAACGCTGGACATGCCTGTTAAGCAAGAAACTGGGTCCGGACTATCTTATCCTCGAAGAAGGTCTGCCTGGACGCACCACATGCTTTGAAGATCCTATTCATGAAGGATTATCAGGATTGTCCTATATCTACCCTTGTCTGATGAGCCATGCCCCAGTGGATTTACTAATCATTATGCTCGGTACCAATGACACGAAAGAACGTTTCGGGGTATCCGCTGTCTGCATAGCCCTTGGTTTAAAACGTCTGATTGCAAAAGCCATCGCAACTACGGACTGTTGGGCTAATAAAAAACCGAATATCCTGGTAGTCACTCCTAAAAGTATCGAAAAAGAATATGAAAATACTGCAGTATACGCTACTATGGGAAAAGGATGTGCAGAAAAATCAGATCAACTGAGGGAAGAATATCCAAAAATTGCAGAAATGATGGGTGTTCATTATTTTGACGCCAATACAGTAGTAAAGCAATACAACAAAATTGATTACATGCATCTGGATGAAGAAGGGCATGAAGCCTTGGCTACAGCCCTCGCTCAACTCATACCTACTATAATTTAA
- a CDS encoding alpha/beta hydrolase: MEEKIKINVQGQMTGEAELIAYGGDSKVRGKKQGAVIVCPGGGYWQVVSKEGEPVARQFVAMGYKAFVLKYSVLPNGFPVSLLELAKAVAIVREKADDWGIDPDKIVVCGFSAGGPLACSLGVFWNREFVWGAIGVSSKEIIRPNGMILGYPVITSGEYAHNKFVERLFQYRGGAKVEDKKLVSLENQVGSHTPKAFIWQTCTDQDVPVENSLLLAKAMREYGLNVELHIFPDGPHGLSLATSETSEGKIEFENAHCSMWTELVGHWLNKL, from the coding sequence ATGGAAGAAAAAATTAAAATCAATGTGCAAGGGCAGATGACTGGAGAAGCAGAATTGATTGCTTATGGTGGTGACTCAAAAGTCCGGGGAAAAAAACAGGGAGCTGTAATTGTATGCCCGGGAGGTGGTTATTGGCAGGTTGTATCAAAAGAAGGAGAACCAGTGGCCAGGCAGTTTGTGGCTATGGGATACAAAGCCTTCGTATTAAAATACAGTGTACTTCCCAATGGTTTTCCTGTTTCTCTTCTGGAACTTGCCAAAGCGGTTGCGATCGTAAGAGAAAAAGCCGATGATTGGGGAATAGATCCTGATAAGATTGTGGTATGCGGCTTTTCAGCAGGAGGACCTTTAGCCTGCAGTTTAGGAGTATTTTGGAATCGAGAATTTGTATGGGGAGCAATAGGTGTAAGTAGTAAAGAAATCATCAGACCGAATGGCATGATTTTGGGGTATCCGGTGATTACCTCTGGGGAATATGCTCATAATAAATTTGTAGAGAGATTATTTCAGTATCGGGGTGGAGCAAAAGTTGAGGATAAAAAATTGGTATCTTTAGAGAATCAGGTGGGAAGCCATACGCCAAAGGCATTTATATGGCAGACTTGTACGGATCAGGATGTTCCTGTCGAGAATAGTCTTTTACTGGCGAAAGCAATGCGGGAGTATGGTTTAAATGTAGAGTTGCATATTTTTCCCGATGGACCCCATGGACTTTCTCTGGCTACATCTGAAACTTCCGAAGGAAAAATAGAATTTGAGAATGCCCATTGCAGCATGTGGACAGAGCTGGTAGGACATTGGTTAAATAAGCTATAA
- a CDS encoding dihydrodipicolinate synthase family protein, which translates to MRDLAKYQGIIPAFYACYDENGKVSRERTKALALHLLKKGVKGVYVGGSSGECIYQGVQERKEILEAVMEVAKGKMTVIAHVACNNTADSCELAAHAESLGVDAIASIPPIYFRLPDHAIAQYWNDISAAAPNTDFIIYNIPQLAGVALTLPLFKEMLKNPRVVGVKNSSMPVQDIQIFKMAGGEDHVVFNGPDEQLISGLAMGADGGIGGTYGVMPELYIKMFDLCKAGDYTTARNIQNDVDKIIYAMCECKGNLYAVMKEIIKLREGLDIGSVRKPLAALVPEDAPQVNKCKVMIDEAIAKYC; encoded by the coding sequence ATGAGAGATCTTGCAAAGTATCAGGGAATTATTCCTGCGTTTTATGCGTGCTATGATGAAAATGGAAAAGTAAGTAGAGAACGTACAAAAGCGCTGGCTCTTCACCTGCTTAAAAAGGGTGTAAAAGGCGTGTATGTTGGTGGTTCTTCAGGAGAATGTATTTACCAGGGAGTACAGGAAAGAAAAGAGATTTTAGAAGCTGTGATGGAGGTAGCTAAGGGAAAGATGACTGTGATTGCCCATGTGGCATGTAACAATACAGCTGACAGCTGTGAACTTGCTGCTCATGCAGAAAGCTTAGGTGTTGATGCCATTGCCTCAATTCCGCCTATCTATTTCCGCTTACCTGACCATGCGATTGCGCAGTATTGGAATGACATTTCAGCCGCTGCTCCAAATACAGATTTTATTATTTACAATATTCCACAGTTGGCAGGCGTAGCGCTTACATTGCCTTTATTTAAAGAAATGCTTAAGAATCCAAGAGTCGTTGGAGTAAAGAATAGCTCCATGCCTGTGCAGGATATTCAGATATTTAAGATGGCGGGCGGGGAGGATCATGTTGTATTTAACGGACCGGATGAACAACTGATTAGCGGACTTGCTATGGGTGCCGATGGAGGTATTGGGGGAACCTATGGGGTTATGCCCGAACTCTATATCAAAATGTTTGATTTATGTAAAGCCGGAGATTATACAACAGCAAGAAACATTCAAAACGATGTGGATAAAATCATTTATGCAATGTGTGAATGTAAAGGCAATTTATACGCTGTTATGAAAGAAATTATCAAGCTTCGAGAAGGCCTGGATATAGGCAGTGTAAGAAAACCTTTGGCAGCTTTAGTACCTGAAGATGCCCCCCAGGTGAATAAATGCAAAGTTATGATTGATGAAGCTATTGCTAAGTATTGCTAA
- a CDS encoding N-acetylmannosamine-6-phosphate 2-epimerase encodes MDQIRGKLIVSCQALKHEPLYSSYIMGRMAYAAMLGGAAGIRANTVEDIIEIKKNVNLPVIGIIKQVYDGYDVFITPTMKEVDSLVACGCEIIAIDATRRPRPDGLTLDEFFNEVKKKYPNQLFMADCSDFDEGMHAAELGFDFIGTTLSGYTEYTMGRELPDVTLIKRLAEECDKPVIAEGGIWYPEDLEKVLLAGAYAAVIGTAITRPMDITKHFVKAIEKYYVK; translated from the coding sequence ATGGATCAAATAAGGGGTAAATTGATTGTTTCGTGTCAGGCTTTAAAGCATGAGCCTTTATACAGTTCCTATATTATGGGACGAATGGCATATGCGGCGATGCTTGGAGGAGCTGCTGGAATCAGAGCAAATACAGTGGAAGATATTATTGAAATCAAGAAAAATGTCAATCTTCCTGTTATAGGAATTATAAAGCAGGTATATGATGGATATGATGTGTTCATCACACCTACCATGAAGGAAGTGGATTCTTTGGTTGCCTGTGGATGTGAAATTATTGCAATAGATGCAACCAGAAGACCAAGACCGGACGGATTAACATTAGATGAGTTTTTTAATGAAGTAAAGAAGAAATATCCGAATCAATTATTCATGGCAGATTGCTCAGATTTTGATGAAGGTATGCATGCAGCTGAACTAGGGTTTGACTTTATAGGAACAACCTTAAGTGGCTATACGGAATACACCATGGGAAGAGAGCTTCCGGATGTGACTTTAATTAAAAGGCTTGCAGAGGAATGTGATAAACCTGTCATCGCAGAGGGCGGTATATGGTATCCAGAGGATTTGGAAAAAGTTTTACTTGCCGGAGCATATGCAGCAGTAATTGGAACCGCAATTACCAGACCAATGGATATAACCAAACATTTTGTAAAAGCTATAGAGAAATATTATGTAAAATAA
- a CDS encoding ROK family protein, with protein MKIVVLDIGGTSIKSGIFHNGFLTELKETDTNASKGGEFVMYSAKEIIRSYGEFDGIGISTAGQVDFEKGMIRYANKNIPGYTGMKIRDILESEFHVPVVVENDVNAAAIGEAYCGAGKGYQDFLCLTYGTGVGGAIVINNEIYRGSTFSAGEMGAMIIHPEDRNAAEDMYSGCYEKYASTTALVRKVMGVDSSLCNGRKIFAALDRKEVREAVDEWIKEIAFGLVSLIHIMNPSCVILGGGVMEQEYILEKVKENVMDNIMESYRHVVIHKTTLGNKAGMYGAAALFMKLCINKARY; from the coding sequence ATGAAAATTGTCGTGCTGGATATCGGAGGAACATCAATAAAATCCGGGATATTCCATAACGGTTTTCTTACTGAATTAAAAGAAACGGATACGAATGCATCCAAGGGCGGCGAATTTGTAATGTATAGTGCTAAGGAGATTATAAGAAGTTATGGAGAATTTGATGGAATAGGTATTAGTACAGCAGGACAAGTAGATTTTGAAAAAGGAATGATTCGCTATGCCAATAAAAACATTCCAGGTTATACAGGGATGAAGATTAGAGATATATTGGAAAGTGAATTTCATGTACCAGTAGTGGTAGAAAATGACGTGAATGCAGCAGCAATTGGTGAAGCATACTGCGGTGCCGGAAAGGGGTACCAGGATTTTCTCTGTCTTACTTATGGAACCGGTGTGGGCGGAGCTATAGTAATAAACAATGAAATTTATAGAGGAAGCACATTTTCAGCAGGTGAAATGGGGGCAATGATTATCCATCCTGAGGACAGAAATGCTGCAGAAGATATGTACAGTGGGTGTTATGAAAAATATGCCTCCACTACTGCTTTGGTTCGGAAGGTAATGGGGGTTGATTCATCTCTTTGTAATGGCAGAAAAATATTTGCTGCTCTTGACAGAAAAGAGGTTAGAGAGGCAGTTGATGAGTGGATCAAGGAAATTGCCTTTGGGCTAGTCTCACTCATCCATATTATGAATCCTTCTTGTGTTATTCTTGGGGGAGGTGTTATGGAGCAGGAGTATATTTTAGAAAAAGTAAAAGAAAATGTAATGGACAATATCATGGAAAGTTATAGGCATGTAGTCATTCATAAGACAACGCTGGGAAACAAAGCAGGAATGTATGGGGCTGCTGCTCTTTTTATGAAGTTGTGCATCAATAAAGCTAGATATTAA